CAGCATATTGCCAGCGGCCAGCGAAGACTCGGTCACCGAGCCGGGCTCGACGGCGGGAATGGCCAGATCGGCCGGACCGCCTGGATTGGAGCCACCCACGGCAACGTTGATCTTGCGGGCTTCCTCGTTGCGGGCCACCCAATCGAGGAAGAAGGCGGCGCAGTCAGCATTGGCCGCCTTGGCACTGATGCCGAAGGTCAGCGGCGAGGACATGGTGGCGTGGCGGCCACCGGCCTCCTCCGTGGGCATGATGAAAAAGCCGAACTGGCCGGCAGCATTCTTGTCGAGATTGCCGGATTCCCAGTCGCCGTTGAACATGAACAGACCTTCGCCGCCGATGAAGCGGCTCATCATCTGGAAGTACTCGATGGCATTGGCGTCGGTGGGGAAGTAGCCTTCCTTGATCCAGCTTTCGAGGTGCTGGGCAGCCTCGAGGTTTTCCGGCGTATTGATGGTGGCGCCGTCCTTCTGGAAAATCCAGTCGTTGATCGGCTCGGGCGCGCCATAGGCGCCCATCAGGTTCTGCAGCGGGAAGGCAAAGCCGCCGGTGCCCTTGTTCCACTGCATGATGGGCAGGATGCCGGCTTCCTTGGCCTTGGCCAGCAGCGCATCGAGCTCGGCCACCGTCTTGGGGGCTTCGGTCATGCCGATCTGCTCGGCGAGCGCCTTGTTGTAGAAGACGCCGGTCATGGAATAGTTCAGGCCCATGGCATAGAGCGAGCCGGTGCCGCGCGGGCGCCCGCCTGGCTCGACACGCAGCTGCACCAACTGGCCGGCGGGGAACTGATCCCAGCCCAGTTCGGCATAATAGGTGTCCAGATTGAGCAGCAGATCGTTGGCCACAAGGTCGGTCAGCGACGGCAGCCGGAGCAGGTCGGGCGCATTGTCCTCGGAGAGGATACGCGGCGAGTTCTCCATCATATTGGCGAACTGGTCTTCCCGGATCTCAAACGTGACATTGGGGAACTGCCGGGTGAATTCTGTCGACAGCTCCGTAGGCAGCGGGAAGCCGGTTTCAAAATAGGCATTGAGGGCGACCGGATCGGTGCCGCAGCTGGGGGCGGCGATGGCGGCACCGGCCGTGGCGGCAACCGACAGGGTCAGGGCGATGCGAAGCGCGTGGCGCGAATGGGATTTCAAGATTACCTCCTCCGGGGCGGGGTGTGCAGTGGATCTTTCCGTCTGCTAAATGGATTTAGCACATGGACGCTGGTGGCTGTCAATATGGCCTTGAGTCAACAAGCCCGCTACAGCAAGGGCCGCAGGGCGTCGAGGATGCGGGTGGCCCGCAGGTCTTCGGGTCCCATCATCCAATTGGCGACATAGCCGAAGCCGACGCGACGGACCGGATCGGCAAAGCCGACCTGACCGCCGGCACCGTCGTGGCCGAAGCAGCCATCCGACAGATAGCGCCGCGCCTCGGAATCAAGCTGAAAGCCGCAGCCCCAGCGCGAATAAGGCGGCTCTCCGCCGAACACGGAAACCCCGCTGCTGCGGGTGCGGGTTGCCGCGGCAATGACCTCGGGCTCGAGCAGGCGGACACCGCGGGTGGGCGCTACCGTCGCCGACCAGATGGTGGCCAGGGCTTCGGCACTGGCCAGGCCGCCGGCGCCGGGGATTTCGGCGGCGCGAGTGCGCTGCTTGTTGAAGCCGCCATCGGCGGTGACCAGATCGGCCGGCAGGGCATGGCCCAGCGTCATGGCCTTGTAGGGCCAGTTGGGGCCAGGCTTGGCGGCCTCGTCGGCCCAGAGCGCCGAGAGCGGCGGGCTGACCTGCAGATGCGCGGCGCGATCGGCCAGGGCCTCAGGCAGGCCGATCCAGGCGTCAACGCCCAGTGGCTTGGTGATCAGCTCTTCAAAATATTGGCCCACCGACAGGCCAGTGACCCGGCGGACGATCTCGCCTGCCACCCAGCCATGAGTCAGCGCATGATAGGCGTAGCCGCTGCCTGGTTCCCAAAGCGGCTCCTGGGCAGCCAGCAGGCTGACCATGCGGTCCCAGTCGACAATATCGTCTTCGCTCAGGTCCGCGCGCGGCGCGCTCAGGCCCGCCTGATGGGCCAGCGCCTGCCCTACCGTCACCGTCGATTTGCCGGCAGCGGCAAATTCGGGCCAGTAGCGGCTGACCGGCGCGTCATAGTCGAGCCGCCCCTCCTGCACCAGGCGCGCCGCCAGGATGGAGACCAGTCCCTTGGTGCAGGAAAAGATCACCGATGGCGTATCGGCAGCCCAGGCGCGTCCAGTGCGCTGGTCGGCAGTGCCGGCCCATAGATTGACCACGCTCTGGCCGTCGACGACGACATGCAGCGCGGCGCCCATAGCGGGCCGTCCCTCGAAGCCGGCCTCGAACGCCACAGCCACCGCCTCGAAACCGGGCTCGGCCGAGCCCATCAGCTGAACGCTCACGCGCGCTCCTCCACGGCAAGATAGCCATCCTGATCGACATGGACCGCGAGCGGGTCGCTGATCCCGCCAACAAAGGCGCCATCGGCGCTGATATTGTTGAAGGCCAGCAGCCAGGGCGCGCCCGCGCGATCGATGGCGATGCGACCGGCATAAAGGCGTTCATCGACCAGCAGCCGGGCCTGGTGGAAATCCACCTGCCCGGGCATGTCGCCGACGGGCAGGCTCCAGACGCCACCCACCTGCCCCAGGCGCGGACCGACCAACTTGGCGGTATCGCAGCAGAAGACGAGATGGTTGCGGCCACCAACCCTGACCACCTGAAACACTTCAAGATGGGCAAAGCCGGCGCCAGGCTGGCTCAGCGGCTCGCGGACGGTCCAGGTCTTCAGGTCGGGTGAGGTGGCGTGCGCCATGACCCCGCGATCGGGCTCGGTACCGGTCTTGCTGCGCGCGGTGATCAGCATGTGCCAAAGCTGGTCGTCCTGCCGCCAGAAGATCCAGGGATCGCGCCAGGCTTCTTCCGGCCAGGTCGAGGTGCCGAGCGTTTCATACCAGCGCGGATCGGCCGCGCAGAGGGGCCCCGCCTGCTTGGTCCAGACAAACAGGTCCGGCGAGGTGGCGACCCCGACGGTCTCGATATTGGCATTGCTGTCGGCCGACAGAAAACGTGAGCCGGTATAGAACATTTTCCACTGGCCATCGGGGGCGTGGACGATGCTGCCGGTCCAGGTGGCACTGCCATCGAAGCTGCCCGGTTCGCCCGCCTCCATGGCGCGGCCATGGTCGGTCCACTCACGCAGATCGCTGGACGTGGCGTGGCCAATGCGGGCATTGCGATGGCGCAGATCGGGATTGCCCAGGGATTTGGGCGCATGCAGATAGAACAGGTGATACCGGGCGCCGTCATCGGCCAGCCAGAAATCCCAAACCCAGTGATCGCTCAGGTTGAAACCCATCAATATCCCCTGCTAAAACCATTTAGCGAATGCAACGGCTTTGCTCTGTTGTCAAGTTGCGGCGGTGTGACTATCCAAGATCAAGCAGGCGCGCCGCGTCCGAAAGCGAGGGAAACCGGCATTGCGAAAAAAACGCGTTACCTTGGCGGACGTCGCCCGACTGGCGGGCCTGTCCACATCCGCCGCCTCCATGATC
This sequence is a window from Devosia beringensis. Protein-coding genes within it:
- a CDS encoding ABC transporter substrate-binding protein; the encoded protein is MKSHSRHALRIALTLSVAATAGAAIAAPSCGTDPVALNAYFETGFPLPTELSTEFTRQFPNVTFEIREDQFANMMENSPRILSEDNAPDLLRLPSLTDLVANDLLLNLDTYYAELGWDQFPAGQLVQLRVEPGGRPRGTGSLYAMGLNYSMTGVFYNKALAEQIGMTEAPKTVAELDALLAKAKEAGILPIMQWNKGTGGFAFPLQNLMGAYGAPEPINDWIFQKDGATINTPENLEAAQHLESWIKEGYFPTDANAIEYFQMMSRFIGGEGLFMFNGDWESGNLDKNAAGQFGFFIMPTEEAGGRHATMSSPLTFGISAKAANADCAAFFLDWVARNEEARKINVAVGGSNPGGPADLAIPAVEPGSVTESSLAAGNMLAQDNGAMDFIANATGAIFSAGWTPELQKMVGGQQTPEGLLEAVQQEYESQLSR
- a CDS encoding serine hydrolase domain-containing protein — protein: MSVQLMGSAEPGFEAVAVAFEAGFEGRPAMGAALHVVVDGQSVVNLWAGTADQRTGRAWAADTPSVIFSCTKGLVSILAARLVQEGRLDYDAPVSRYWPEFAAAGKSTVTVGQALAHQAGLSAPRADLSEDDIVDWDRMVSLLAAQEPLWEPGSGYAYHALTHGWVAGEIVRRVTGLSVGQYFEELITKPLGVDAWIGLPEALADRAAHLQVSPPLSALWADEAAKPGPNWPYKAMTLGHALPADLVTADGGFNKQRTRAAEIPGAGGLASAEALATIWSATVAPTRGVRLLEPEVIAAATRTRSSGVSVFGGEPPYSRWGCGFQLDSEARRYLSDGCFGHDGAGGQVGFADPVRRVGFGYVANWMMGPEDLRATRILDALRPLL
- a CDS encoding glycoside hydrolase family protein codes for the protein MGFNLSDHWVWDFWLADDGARYHLFYLHAPKSLGNPDLRHRNARIGHATSSDLREWTDHGRAMEAGEPGSFDGSATWTGSIVHAPDGQWKMFYTGSRFLSADSNANIETVGVATSPDLFVWTKQAGPLCAADPRWYETLGTSTWPEEAWRDPWIFWRQDDQLWHMLITARSKTGTEPDRGVMAHATSPDLKTWTVREPLSQPGAGFAHLEVFQVVRVGGRNHLVFCCDTAKLVGPRLGQVGGVWSLPVGDMPGQVDFHQARLLVDERLYAGRIAIDRAGAPWLLAFNNISADGAFVGGISDPLAVHVDQDGYLAVEERA